One Vibrio sp. 16 genomic window carries:
- a CDS encoding phage integrase N-terminal domain-containing protein yields MASDFSYQVLQILRRNPDGSKSTQAERKKTLKLMDKQLQEMHVRKLQVRNLGRRHIDKLLNLWQSQGLSASTIKNRMSHLRWLSEKIGKPGLIPASNTSLGIEKRHYVTNINRSRHISNEQLSRLNNRYLEASFRLQAAFGLRREECMKIILRFSDKGDYLALTKTKGGRPRTVPIRTQAQRELIDSIKKWVGDGSLIPKEDRYKTHQGRYERACIKMGLDRAHGLRHAYAHQRYLELTGNSAPAAGGPSTKGLSGADKQRDYEARMIISEELGHSREEVTAVYLGR; encoded by the coding sequence ATGGCTTCAGATTTCTCTTATCAGGTATTACAAATATTGCGTCGAAATCCAGATGGTTCGAAATCGACACAAGCGGAACGCAAGAAAACGCTAAAGCTGATGGATAAGCAGTTACAAGAGATGCATGTAAGAAAGCTCCAAGTGCGAAACTTAGGTCGGCGCCATATCGATAAGCTCTTAAACCTGTGGCAATCACAAGGTTTGTCGGCAAGTACAATCAAGAATCGAATGTCCCACCTAAGATGGCTATCAGAAAAAATTGGTAAGCCTGGCCTTATACCAGCTAGCAATACATCTCTCGGTATTGAAAAGCGCCACTACGTTACAAACATCAATCGGTCCCGTCACATATCAAATGAACAATTATCTAGGCTCAATAACCGCTATTTAGAAGCGAGTTTCAGATTACAAGCCGCTTTTGGTCTTCGCCGTGAAGAATGCATGAAGATAATACTGCGCTTTTCAGATAAAGGTGATTACTTAGCTTTGACGAAAACGAAGGGCGGTAGACCCCGAACCGTACCAATCAGAACCCAAGCACAGCGTGAACTCATCGACTCAATAAAAAAGTGGGTGGGGGATGGCTCACTTATACCGAAAGAGGATAGGTATAAAACTCACCAAGGTAGATATGAACGAGCGTGTATCAAGATGGGGCTGGATCGTGCACATGGCCTGAGACATGCGTATGCGCACCAGCGATACCTTGAGTTGACGGGGAATAGCGCTCCTGCTGCGGGAGGCCCGTCAACGAAAGGGTTGAGTGGTGCAGACAAACAGCGTGACTATGAAGCCAGAATGATCATTAGCGAAGAGTTAGGGCATAGCCGAGAGGAAGTGACTGCGGTTTATTTAGGGCGTTGA